A window from Mya arenaria isolate MELC-2E11 chromosome 9, ASM2691426v1 encodes these proteins:
- the LOC128245834 gene encoding uncharacterized protein LOC128245834 — translation MLSTWLLRDSPGLKRKADGVESDDMIDSSNKKSFKKSNYQNNFSWYNEDADKNWHCEVCRGAKLDNAYARGHDQPAKTTNHQRHGLSNQHKAALEKTVLSSQEPMKKIVLAKLSKDDKLGVKLLKTAYHLAKRELPKVEFQYHLQLAGAIGADLG, via the exons ATGCTTTCTACGTGGCTTCTGCGGGATTCCCCAGGCCTGAAACGTAAAGCTGACGGTGTTGAAAGTGATGACATGATCGACAGTTCAAAtaagaaatcattcaaaaagtcaaattatcaaaataatttcagttggtACAATGAAGATGCAGATAAAAATTGGCACTGCGAAGTTTGTAGAGGTGCTAAGTTGGACAACGCCTACGCCCGTGGACATGACCAACCAGCAAAAACAACCAATCATCAGAGACATGGCTTgt caaATCAGCACAAGGCCGCCTTGGAAAAGACAGTTCTGAGTTCCCAGGAACCCATGAAGAAAATTGTACTGGCCAAACTGTCCAAGGATGACAAGCTTGGGGTCAAGCTCCTTAAGACTGCCTACCACCTGGCCAAGCGGGAGCTCCCCAAGGTGGAATTTCAGTACCACCTCCAGCTTGCCGGGGCCATAGGTGCTGATCTCGGCTGA